Genomic segment of Benincasa hispida cultivar B227 chromosome 1, ASM972705v1, whole genome shotgun sequence:
gaaaaaaaaatatttaacgtTAATTTAAAAAgctatatatacttttttacaATGGATAGAGTCACAAGGTTGATTTCAGAGAGGCCAGTAGTGATCTTCAGCAAGAGTACGTGTTGCATGAGCCACACTATCATGAGGTTGCTGAGTGGTTTTGGAGTTAACCCAGCAGTGCATGAACTAGATCAGATCTCGAGAGGTAGAGAGGTCGAGCAAGCTCTCTCTAGGCTCGGATTCAACCCTACTGTTCCTGCTGTCTTCATTGGTGGTGAATTAGTCGGTGGTGCTAATGAAGTCATGAGTCTTCACCTCAATCGATCCTTAATTCCCATGCTTAGAAGAGCTGGTGCTTTATGGGTTTGAGCTTCATCCTACATCGAATAAATTGACCAGCACAATAATTCACCTACTTAGATAAGAACTAGTGTTTTATGGGTTTGAACTTCTTATTACATCAAGTAAATTGAATCTCATTGGACTATTGTGATAATCAATaccttatatatataatgtatgtaACTGCCCCTTTTTGTAGTACTTTAGTGCAATGTCATGGTAGTCTCTTTTGTGGAATAAAAATTAGGCATTTTGCTTTTTTATCAAGTTGAGGGCATATTTTTTACACACCCCCATCATCTTAAAGCAATTTGGGCATTGAACTTTTTTGTGAAGATTAGgaccttcattttttttcccactAATAGGCGAGATCATTCCTTATTTGAGTTCTTCCCCTTTTGGATAATTATTATCTTTCAAACTAAATCATTCTTATTAACTAATCttatggaaaaaaaacaaacaaacaaatgtcaaataattatatatatctaCCTCGGTTTCAAAATTCACAtagaatatttaatatattagatAAAGTGTGGTAGTTGTTCAAATTTGGTGGTCTAAATATATATGAGTTTTTTTGTCCGTTGTTTCATGAGGTTAGTCGAAGtacgtgtgtatatatatatatatatatcaaatttgatATGACTGTCAAGTAGAAGTAATATTGACAGTCATATCAAAGTACCTACTTATTCCATTTATAATTTGGAACGTCATAAAATGATATATCAACATTAATTCACTTTGTGAAGATTCAATCATAAATTTCAACAAATAATTTAGCTCTAACATAAGTTTTTATCAACTTTATATTgtacatatatttttataattcattaaacGAATAAGATAAAACTTTATTGTGATGATATATAAAACTTTATTGTGATGATATTTAGAGCAAGAacttttgaaggttaaaattGCAACGTGcttatttaagtttaagattGAATTACAATCTTTATCTAAATTTTGAAGTACAATTTGATgaagttacaagtttatggtaaAAACTGACCTAACGTGATAAATTTAGGGATCATAATTGattattcattcattttttttaattcaaccaCTAAGAGGatgaaagataaaattattaacTTTTGACAGTGATATTTGGATTGACAAAATACGCTAAAACAATTGTGAAAAAACCAAACCATTCTTTTTGGAGTAGTCAAAGGTAGTTCCTTAAAGACATAAAACTAGAAAcgaaatttgatattaatatattaaacaaGAGGTTAGctagttgttattattattattattttggaaaaacGAACTTCATTTAAACAATTAATCACCAACATAATCTTCATGGAGAATAGAAGATAACCATTCAGGATACAGGACTCCCAATAGGTCTCATACACTTTTTGAACAGAAGAAGAAGGTAGGATACCAAAAGATCAAAAATAGCAAGCAAGCGAGTAAGCCACAACATTACAAGAACAAGAATAATTCTTTGTGATCTCAATCATACTGATAACCGGCacaaatgccagttattataagccttttatttagaattatgagggctaacaagtagaaaatgcggtgataatacttagaatttgtgaaaaattaagttttgcgtcgatcagaacctaaatcctcactaaccccaatattatgcgttattccgtgtcaaagtgtctatttttgtaactatcataggaatcaaacgcatgcactAGAAACAAACAATCAcaaaatcaaacgcatgcgctaaAGCCAGGCGACCGCAAAGACAGTCGCATTCAGTGAAGccgagctatcgcatagacgaatgcatgcggtgatctTATACATTCATCACagggatgttgcggccatcaaccgcatgcgtccatcgcatggaagttgcggctATCGATCGAATGCATTCATCACTTGGAGAttaatgcgttattttatgaggtggaattatggatgaaatgcggtgatagaaatgcgttgagcactcaagttttctcaatggaatccaagtgtaaaccccactgagttttctggtaagtccagggtcgaactcagggacttgggaaaacaatatgcagtgataatttttcaaaaagacTTTGCCGTAACTAGTAACTCAATaattgtttggtttgttgtttgcggtaataaaaataaacaaatgcagcggagtttcgaaaagagttgataatacaaaaaatgcgatgagtatgcagtgaacgggttgagaagggattcggctaacacttcctaggatgcgttcatgctatgcgatcatgcaacacacatacaatagtaaatcacctctcgatgcgaatgctacgacttctaatgtTAGAACatatgcgatatatgcgataagtctataggacctacacataagcctctattcttatttatgcgatgataaaatgacacacacacaaataaggcgaccacataataccatacctatctctagggtacaTGCGATGTAGGCTGAcaaacagagtttatctctaagtccctatctcttgcttatgcagatctaatcttgctctctcgagtttagattctaacctagctctctcgagtctttaggttctttctttagactttttctcaagtagctctaaagggttttgggcataacataaaacaagataatcgcatgcgatgaagatcctaggtcatgttagcttatttcttttcaacccattcgattagtttagctactcatgcgtgttaagagagtgaacagatgtagaataagaacttccattgtataaatataaagttgaagtacaaaataaacatgcaagaagagaataaagagtctggtagtaatctcttgcttcccaagcttttacactatcttttctactcatgttcaaaagataacctcgctctcgcgagagtcagcccgctctTTTCTTTCTCAACAACTTGATGACgagaaattagatgtcaatttctCAACAACTAAGATTCcatggacgcaatatgcgatgcatgttcttgaAGTATGTATTGATTGTCATGCGTCGATGATCATGCGTTagaatgactatgcgttaacaaatgtatgcgatgaccatgcgtcatgtcacaagttttcttgcactcacgccaagtataacgcgaatgcaagtttataggatgattcgaggtcgaactcagggacttgtagctagatgaaTGCGGTAATATGCATGTGACGGTTGAATAAAAAAATCGATGAGAGGTttctaagctaacactactcctactcctaattagcagacaacgcaatgagagtATAAAAAAGAGGCAGATACACGACAACTCATggcatgaaataaatgaatgggaaaatagataaaatgtagagatgatttcattgcaacccttaagagtgaccgtaagggcaaccctagtcaacgcaagccatgcgatcatgctacacacacttgagcctagctctaggacgtatgcggtggaTATGCGAAAGttccgagaagcctatgccagcCTAAACCCCtataacccgctcacgtgcttTTGCCGCATGAAAGGCGTTGAATGGCCGTATatcaccaccatatcctacttcctggacgcatgcaatattcTATCCGTAAGGTGCATATGttgtgtgatagcaaacggaacttattcctaagtctccattcttgcttatgcaaacctaatctagcccttccgagcatcgattctaatctagctctctcgaatcaggttctttctttagactctttcccgagtagctctaaaggtgcaatggacgcatacataagacaaggtaaccgcatgaacttggctaaCATAATATTATTCCTATCCCTaatgaatacttgcttacattgcttaatgcgaccaaccacttaccctcccgagcagttagttgttgctgactctacTCATGGACAAGCGTGCTACAGCTTCACTctaagtaaataagattttctcacatactcacgcaacacacaccttctggtggtttgctacatgtttcatatccctaatccacatgactaagtatgcgatactctagcaatctcactaagtgatgcaactAAAGAtgttaagtaaagaagatggagatggagtcgaaggaaacacagaagtacattgaacacataatgtattaatttcttaatcacaaaatgtaatacaatacaacataagaaaatgagagaaaatgaaatgaccagctagaagcaaagacttgcttccagcagatgtacgtcaaggctgccggttgTGCCATAGATGTGTTGGTAGGTGAGatatcaacatcatcttttgattttctcaaggtagatgtgttgatacgttcattccactaaccttgcgttgatcccattagtatgcgttattgtgtagccgcaatcattcagtgaccgcattcgcttaataccgcaaattctacacgatgaccgcaatcgcttgacgagcgcaactctcatgcgatggacgcatgcggcagATTACTGCAACACCGCGTTGATCGAACACATTCGCCTTTGCGATAGAGAGTTTCTCTAcatgcgatcgtctatgcggtagtccGGTTTTCGTTTTGGGTCCACttcttgcgttagctacaaaaatagaaaattgaacgcataataacgtataataatgggttagtcgagattcatcatgctgaacgaagcaaactcattttctcatgaattcctaacataattgccgcatattctgcttggcagccctcataattctaagtaaaaggcctaagatgacatgcatttctgcatgttaTCAGAGATTGCGACCACGGAATGATAAACATAAATAGAAGGGCGATCATAAGATAGGTGGAATAcgttgatacttcagttgaatcaagctcgaatgcatactttgggagtatcaacaagataagatgatgcgACATTACCCATATCACAACAAAGGCAACAGTGAGACATAAAGCAATCATGATTACCATtggcgtttaaactctataaatagccccttggaccttcatttcaaggcatccgagcttctgccttaaggcagctGCTTGTGGTCACAGATGTGAGCATGACcgagattttctttgaggatttttcacctccacaacccattccgagtgacgactggagctttcgccggagttagagctcgagagagacatctccaccatccatccatggcagcACCAGCAACCTTGACGCATAGCCTTATATTTCCTTTCtgatctctgtattgtattacattttgggctTAAAATACttatattttgtattcaatGCATCTCTAAATTCCTTCAACACCATATTCTTCAtcctctttatctttatcatcgtttaccttcatcgtttatttattaaatacgatcgcatactcaatcgtgtagcctagagataggacgcatgtagcaacccaccgagaggtgtgcgttgtgcgagtatagtgggTTAATCTTCTTTGCTTGGTGAGAGGCtcatgcttgtctataagttaattagccACATCTAACTGCTTGAGAAGGTAAGAGGTGGAACGCACTAAagtaaagtatgcattgttcctagagataggcacggttttatgctcgacgcaaccatgtactatagagatatagtcatgcggctgaccaccgagaggtgtgtaaTGAGTTAGTGTGACGAGTtaggattactcgagcgatttaagataataaacattaatatacGTTAACAGTTGTTGtatatctaccaattctcatcgcaagtcttccattgctcaatctatttagttaggagtaggagtagtgtgtaatccattaacttcttctttttacttttattcatcgcctcaaacgcattgcttcacaagcactattgagttacaagtccctgtgttcgacctcggatcacccgagaaacttgcgttctcgttatacttggcaagaaggcaagaaaacttgtgataggaacgcatggtcattacATACTAGACTAATGCATACTTTTctttccaacgcatgacctccgACGCATGGGTACAAACGCATAGCATAAGGCATGCATCATACATAATTGCGTCCATCCATTTTTTTCCTCAagaagtttttggcaccgttgccggggacttggtaGCTAATATTTGTCACATGAGTTGGAAGCAGTCTTAAGCGCATGTCAGCCAACATGTGTCCAACAATTgttggaagctccaatggttaGGACAACGAGttccttgacctaagcagttgagatcaatcttctgcatggaagactccttgcggtgggttcactccaatttctccagggacgtcttccactctatctttactttgttttctttgttaactttagtttatttatttgaatattgtCTTTTTGGATATACGGCTGTTTTCTTGGATGAATGTGCGTTAGCTCTTCGTAGGTGCGTTAATAATTTCACTCGGTGCGATGGTTCCGAAGAAGAATTTTTTCTatcattcaacgcatggctatTTCACCGCATGAATCTTAAGTAATGACGAAATTGATATTCTGCTCATAAGTCCTTTCTCGTTATCTTGTATGTGTTATCCCTCTGAAATTCTTCTTTGCCCGCTTGCTTTTTTATGCGTTGATAAACCAGCATCCATGTACTTACAAttataattcactacatccgCTAACTAAGTATCGCAAGGCTCTCCTTACTTTTAAataacttcttcaaattttgacggtctaaattttattttgtgcaaacctctgtccaaacatttgttaccgcattcctaTTGATTTTGTCTTTAGCTTTGTGGCGAGAATGCTGCCAAaatctaagtttgggggtggcagcgatctggagaattgcgttcattacattgcgatcattattataaaaaaaaaaaaaaaaaaaaaaaaaaaaaaaaaaactctactGTTAATGCAATgggaaaacccatgttgataagagttaagttgtgaaaggcacttacccgtagttggatgtccgcatgacacacgtgggggaaagccaaaacgaaggtaagtcgcTAGAATCAACGCATATGCGCAGCTCCTCTGTCTggcgcaagccaaattaagcaagacatgagttgagttgaatatggaacgcaaccgaagttggatgctcgcatgacacacgtgggggcaagccaaaatgaagagcgtAACAAGGTCAAACGCCACATTCTAATAAGTAATCGCAAAgttttgaattgttttgaacgaacgcattctcaaaagctaaacgcaaagttgcggggaatgaataaaaagtttttgagcaaaggcttgtcagatctaaacttagaaaagacctttttgaagaagcagctaAAGTGGAGGAGAGCGTTCTTGCCATGGTCAGAGGTATGGGTGAATTATATTGTGAAAagttggtcatcgcaaaggaaagttagaggataaattttgaatttcccaagtataatgcatgcttgagaacaagcatgattctaagtttgggggtgtgatagctGACAGAAATAccaagccttttatttagaattatgagggctaataagtagaaaatgcggtgataatacttagaatttgtgaaaatttgagttttgcgtcgatcagAACCTAAATCCTCAgtaaccccaatattatgcgttattccatgtcaaagtgtctatttttttagctatcgcaggaatcaaacgcatgcgttggaaataagcaatcacaaaattaaatgtatgcgctgaagccaggtgACCGCAAAGACAGTCGCATTCGGTGAAGCcaagctatcgcatagacgaacgCATGCAGTGATCGCATACATTCATCGCagggatgttgcggccatcaaccACATGCGTCTATCACATGGAAGTTGACTATTGATCGAATGCGTTCATCACttggagattgcggccacggagtgataaccataatagaagggcgatcgcaagatgggtggaatgcgttgatcaTTCAATTGAATCAAGCTCGAACGCAtactttgggagtatcaacaagataagatgatgtgacattgcccatactgcGATAGAGGCAGCGTGAGACATAACGCAAATCATGATTGTCATCgacgtttaaactctataaatagacttgaccttcatttcaaggcaTCCGAGCTTCTGTCTTAAGGCAGATGCTTGTTGTCACAGATGTAAGCATGGCcgagattttctttgaggattcttcacctccacaacccattccgagtgacgatcggagatttcgccggagttagagctcgagagagacgtctccaccatccatccatggcaccaccaacaGCCTTGACACATAGCCTTACATTTCCTTTCtgatctctgtattgtattacattttgggctTAAGGCACttatattttgtaatcaatgcatctctaaattccttcaacaccattttcttcatcctctttatctttatcatcgtttatcttcatcgtttatttatcaaatacgatcgcatactcaatcgtgtagcctagagatagaacgcatgtagcaacccaccgagaggtgtgcgttgtgcgagtatagtgagttaatcttctttgcttggtgagaggctatagcaacgcttgttgatgggttgttgcaatgtttgtctataagttaattagccgcatctaactgcattattcctagagataggcatgGTCTTATGCTCGACGTAACCAtacactatagagatatagttaTGTAGttgaccatcgagaggtgtgcgatgtgttagtgtgacgagctgggattactcaagcgatttaagataataaacattaatatgcgttaacagttgttgcatatctaccaattctcatcacAAGTCTTCCACtactcaatctgtttagttaggagtaggagtagtgtgtaatccattaacttcttctttttacttttattcatcgcctcaaacgcattacttcaaAAGCACTATTAAGttacaagtccccgtgttcgacctcggatcacccgagaaacttacgttcttgttatacttggcgagaaggcaagaaaacttttgatagaaatgcatggtcattgcatactagactAACGCATACTTTCCTTTCCAATGCATGACCTCCGATGCATAGGTACAAACGCATAGCATAAGACATGCATCATACATAATTACGTTCatccattttttttcctcaacaCATACCTTCAAtgacgttttttatttttgaaatatcagtTGACGGGTCATTAAGCGTATGAATAATCTcaattgaatcaaattcaacaaTAAGGGGCTTCTTTATAAACCTCGACAAATAGACAAAACATGATAGCCCCATTCTGGTGACCTCACTTCCGAGCGCTTTGATTGGCTATCCATAATCAATGTGCTTAAACCTAGCGTAGATAGAAGATCTACGAGACTCACGAATCACCCACCCTATTCCACCAAAATTATTTTCACTACACCACGAGGCATTAGCATTAAGCTTCCATCAACATTAAGGAGGAGAGAACTAACGATCCTAACTCCCACAACTCTCAAATCTCATCAGCATAGGGAACACATCCCCACCATCAAGGCCACATAGGAGATAATTATCAATCGTGTTGGGTACTTAAAGAACATCCAATTTTTCACAACGATAAACCGAGGAGAGGAGGTAATTTATATGATTTCATAGACTCCACATCACTCTAACAACCTATTGAAGATCATTTCCCCTAAGCTTGCTCACCAGCCATCTCCAAAACTCCATTGTAAACCACTCATCCCTGCAATCAAAAAACAAACCGAATAAGTAGGGGAATAAAGCACACCATACTTTATGGGAAAACTTACACCTCCAGATAACATAACCAGACGTATCCTTGAAATTCCTacaaaacacataaaaaaatGTTAGTATCAATCCCCCTTTTTTGTTATCCCGAGTTGGGAGAGAGTCATTTATGATCTCCGAGCGCAAATCTTGGCTCTTGGAATCGCCTTAACATTCTAAAACACGACATTGgcttattgttgttattatcaCTATTTTAATCATCATTGACCTCTATGTTTCTTTCTTTAGATAGGTAACCTAGATAATTAATGACTAACATAATTGACTAGAGTGGTGATAGTTTGATTAATTTGTATACTTTTGGacattttttaagtacaatataAGCATACAGATTTGGACTATGTTTGTGTTGATCGCTAACACAGATTGCATACCAGTTGAGCTATATTCGCTTTGGCTATTTGACATATTATACATGTACTTTTTGACATATTATGAGGTTGTGGGATTTATTTGTAATGACTCTGTAACCTACAAGTAGAAGTgcaacaaaaaatcaaattgatccAACCCGATCCACTAGTTTGGtttatttttagtataaaattggaCATATTAGTTTAACCAAACAGCATTGGTTTAGATAGGTTTTTTTATTGGAATAACAAATCAAAACCTAAATGAATTGAGGGTATATATATACCCTTAAAATAAACTTTGCATTAGGTATCAAAAAACAATTACTAtggtgcatatatatatatatatatttttttttaaagaccaAGTATTATAGAGCGTGtctgccttttttttttttctttctttttgaaaagTGCCCAGAAAAAAAGTCTGATTTTAAtctacaaaataaatttttaaaaaacccaATTTTAATATGAAACTAGCAAAAATGACCATTCGAAACAacaacacaaaaataaaattttgaggagaaaaacaaagaaagtgCCAAAATTGATAATCATAATAAATCGAACCAAATAAAAGCCAACCAATTGATTTCGTTCTTTATTGGACATCAATTTGGATCTCTTCTTTATAAAATCGGTTAGTTTGGTTTGGTGCTTGAATAGtctcaaaactaaaaaaacgaACCAACTTTCACCCCTACCTACAAGGATAATTGGACATTAAATGTGAGAGTAGAATTGTAAGTTGTAACGATCTTGATAgatgataaaaacaaataagcATAATTCAACTGCGTCAAatattcgatttttttttaccaatataTTGTCAAAAAAAGAAATCCTGATGGTTCCCGATTTttgtattattaaaaaaaaccattaaaTTACTATAATATCCTCATTCAATAACCTAAATGGATGAACAATGTAGATCTTGTTGatgaaattcaattaatttCCTTCAATCATTCATTCATGTGGATTTTTGctataattgtttaaaattatattatctACATAAGATTACATAACCAACCAACCAACCAAGAACAATGCCATTTAAAATGATTGATTTGACTTTAAATGGGCCCAGCCCAACTATTTGTTACCCCAAGAATCCTGGGGGCCCATGGAAGCCCACGGCAGTGTCAAGTCCATGTTTGACACGTGAGAATCCAGATTGGGCAGAATCCTGATACccttcctttcctttcctttcctttcctttctttctttcttttcaattttgctCCATTTTCCAATATCTCTGACAATCTAGTCCCCATTTTTCTGATAATAACTAAAAAGTATCTTTAAAATATCATTTCCACCTTTTCTTTCTGGTCCccatatttcttataatttgCTCTACTTTcgtatattttgattttattgtaCAAATGATTGTTTTGTTGACCCTTccatctcaatttttttaatcacaatTTTAGCACAAGCATAATTTATGAAAAAAGTTACTTTTCAACTTTTGAAACCTATGTATAATTGAacttttaagttttttaaatttaacctGGTTTCGGATTTTTAAGAATAGATGTAATTGGTTATTTAAGCccaatttgataattatttggttttctatttttttaaaaaagaattaagatTATGAACACTACTTCCTcttccaaatatttttctttgttatctatcttttactagtaatttaaaaaactaagtcaagttttaaaaactaaaaaaataa
This window contains:
- the LOC120091666 gene encoding monothiol glutaredoxin-S2; this encodes MDRVTRLISERPVVIFSKSTCCMSHTIMRLLSGFGVNPAVHELDQISRGREVEQALSRLGFNPTVPAVFIGGELVGGANEVMSLHLNRSLIPMLRRAGALWV